One genomic region from Nostoc sphaeroides encodes:
- a CDS encoding HD domain-containing protein, protein MLSERFTTALTYATQLHANQVRKGSGVPYVAHLLGVASIALEYGANEDEAIAALLHDAIEDQGGAATREEIRSRFGDNVTAIVDGCTDADTTPKPPWRERKEAYIAHISNASSSVLLVSLADKLYNAQSILKDYRVLGESLWERFHGGKQGTLWYYRTLVDVFRKTGTTIIIDELERVVSQIDVLASK, encoded by the coding sequence ATGCTATCAGAACGCTTTACCACAGCCCTTACCTACGCCACCCAACTGCACGCCAACCAAGTTCGTAAAGGTTCAGGTGTTCCTTATGTTGCCCATTTATTGGGTGTTGCCAGTATTGCTTTAGAATATGGGGCAAATGAAGATGAAGCGATCGCAGCTCTTTTACACGATGCGATCGAAGATCAAGGTGGCGCTGCAACACGAGAAGAAATTCGCAGTCGTTTTGGTGACAATGTAACAGCAATTGTAGATGGTTGTACTGATGCTGATACAACTCCAAAACCACCTTGGCGAGAGCGCAAGGAAGCATACATTGCTCATATTTCTAACGCATCTTCATCAGTACTGCTCGTGTCATTAGCAGATAAACTTTACAATGCCCAATCTATTCTCAAAGATTATCGGGTTTTGGGCGAATCACTTTGGGAACGTTTTCACGGAGGTAAACAAGGAACTCTTTGGTATTATCGGACGCTTGTGGATGTCTTTAGAAAGACAGGAACCACTATAATCATTGACGAATTAGAACGGGTTGTTTCACAAATTGACGTATTAGCATCTAAATAA